A genomic segment from uncultured Desulfuromonas sp. encodes:
- a CDS encoding protein-export chaperone SecB, with protein sequence MDPHADFTFLDFRLRRLNFSLNEKFSGKQATAKVQTEFKIRHERHKARLRVYLNISFSEENSPFHIDIEGMALFDLNRTLSDSELELLTNNYCSAAMFPYMRETIADLTRRAGFPPLHIPQVDFSRVFKKKTAESTVHTLH encoded by the coding sequence ATGGACCCTCACGCTGATTTCACATTTCTGGACTTTCGTCTTCGCCGCTTAAATTTTTCACTCAATGAAAAATTCAGCGGCAAACAGGCCACAGCAAAAGTTCAGACCGAATTTAAAATTCGCCACGAACGTCATAAAGCGCGTTTGCGCGTTTATTTGAACATCTCTTTTTCAGAAGAGAATTCTCCCTTTCATATCGATATTGAAGGAATGGCTCTTTTCGATCTGAATCGCACTCTTTCCGATTCTGAACTTGAACTGCTCACTAATAATTATTGCTCTGCCGCCATGTTTCCCTACATGCGTGAAACAATTGCCGACTTAACACGCAGAGCCGGATTTCCACCATTGCATATTCCCCAGGTCGATTTCAGTCGTGTTTTCAAGAAAAAAACGGCTGAGAGTACTGTCCACACCCTCCACTAA
- a CDS encoding NADH peroxidase → MKKWVCTVCGYIHEGETAPEKCPQCGVGADKFEEQQSTDGLAWADEHRIAVAKDVDPEILEGLRANFMGECTEVGMYLAMSRQADREGYPEVAEAYKRIAWEEAEHAAKFAELLGEVVVADTKTNLQMRVEAEYGACAGKKKIATRAKELNLDAIHDTVHEMCKDEARHGMAFAGLLKRFFA, encoded by the coding sequence ATGAAAAAATGGGTTTGCACAGTTTGCGGTTACATTCACGAAGGCGAAACAGCTCCGGAAAAATGCCCACAATGCGGCGTTGGTGCGGACAAGTTCGAAGAACAACAAAGCACTGATGGTCTGGCTTGGGCTGATGAACACCGTATCGCCGTCGCAAAAGATGTTGACCCGGAAATCCTTGAAGGTCTGCGCGCGAACTTTATGGGTGAATGTACTGAGGTCGGTATGTACCTGGCTATGAGTCGACAAGCTGACCGTGAAGGATATCCTGAAGTCGCTGAAGCGTATAAGCGGATTGCTTGGGAAGAAGCGGAACACGCTGCCAAATTTGCTGAGCTGCTTGGTGAAGTTGTTGTTGCTGACACCAAAACCAACCTGCAAATGCGTGTTGAAGCAGAATATGGCGCCTGTGCCGGCAAGAAAAAAATCGCCACTCGTGCGAAAGAACTCAACCTTGATGCGATTCACGATACTGTTCATGAAATGTGCAAGGATGAAGCACGGCACGGTATGGCTTTTGCCGGCTTGCTCAAACGTTTCTTTGCATAA
- the lepA gene encoding translation elongation factor 4, producing the protein MNQKNIRNFSIIAHIDHGKSTLADRLLEDTGTVSAREKTDQFLDKMDLERERGITIKAQAVCLKYRADNGQDYVLNLIDTPGHVDFTYEVSRSLTACEGALLVVDASQGVEAQTLANVYLALDEDLEIFPVLNKIDLPGAEPERVKEEIEDIIGLDTSDAIVASAKEGIGIHEILERIVQRVPAPEGDVSAPLKALIFDSWYDSYQGVVVMVRIVDGQIKKGDKIYLMASKGSYEVLKVGVFSPGAVPTQSLSAGEVGFVIAGIKVVQDAKVGDTITHFHNRADKALPGFQEVKPMVFSGLYPIDTSEYDLLRDALEKLQLNDASISYEPENSVALGFGFRCGFLGLLHMEIIQERLEREFNIDLITTAPTVVYQVTTVKGELIFVDSANKLPEVQYIDRIEEPFILASIHVPNEFVGSILALCEEKRGVQREIKYLTETRVMIIYELPLNEIVMDFYDRLKSISRGYASLDYEPLDYRPSKLVRMNVMINGDTVDALSLIVHQDKAQARGRELVAKMKEFIPRQQYVVAIQAAIGGKIIARETVKALRKDVTAKCYGGDISRKRKLLEKQKEGKKRMKQVGSVELPQEAFLAILKVKE; encoded by the coding sequence ATGAACCAGAAAAATATTCGCAATTTCTCTATTATCGCCCATATTGACCATGGTAAATCGACCTTGGCGGATCGTCTGCTGGAGGATACCGGGACTGTCAGCGCACGGGAAAAAACCGATCAGTTTCTAGACAAGATGGATCTGGAACGTGAGCGGGGGATCACGATCAAGGCGCAGGCCGTCTGTCTAAAATACCGTGCAGATAACGGGCAGGATTATGTGTTAAACCTGATCGACACACCTGGTCACGTTGATTTTACCTATGAAGTGAGCCGCTCTTTGACGGCCTGTGAAGGGGCATTACTTGTTGTTGATGCCTCTCAGGGTGTTGAAGCACAGACTCTGGCGAATGTTTATCTGGCTCTTGATGAAGATCTGGAGATCTTCCCCGTCCTGAATAAAATCGATCTCCCCGGAGCCGAGCCGGAAAGGGTCAAGGAGGAGATTGAGGATATTATCGGTCTTGACACCAGCGATGCGATTGTCGCCAGTGCCAAGGAGGGAATTGGTATTCATGAGATTCTCGAACGGATTGTCCAGCGTGTCCCGGCTCCAGAAGGAGATGTCTCAGCACCGTTAAAAGCACTGATTTTCGATTCCTGGTACGATTCCTATCAAGGGGTTGTGGTCATGGTGCGGATCGTCGACGGGCAGATCAAAAAAGGGGATAAGATTTACCTGATGGCCAGCAAAGGCAGCTATGAAGTGCTCAAAGTCGGGGTTTTCTCCCCGGGAGCAGTTCCTACGCAGTCCCTGAGTGCTGGTGAGGTCGGTTTTGTCATCGCCGGAATCAAGGTCGTGCAGGATGCCAAAGTCGGCGATACCATTACCCATTTTCATAACCGTGCGGATAAAGCTCTGCCAGGTTTTCAGGAAGTTAAACCCATGGTGTTCTCCGGGCTTTATCCCATCGACACCAGCGAATATGACCTGTTGCGAGACGCTCTGGAAAAGTTGCAACTCAATGATGCATCGATCAGCTATGAACCGGAAAACTCCGTCGCCTTGGGATTTGGTTTCCGTTGTGGCTTTCTGGGACTGCTGCACATGGAGATCATTCAGGAGCGCCTGGAGCGGGAGTTCAATATTGATCTGATCACCACCGCGCCAACGGTTGTCTATCAAGTCACGACAGTCAAGGGTGAATTGATTTTTGTCGACAGTGCCAACAAGCTGCCTGAAGTTCAGTACATCGACCGAATTGAAGAGCCGTTCATTCTGGCCTCCATCCATGTTCCCAATGAATTTGTTGGCTCGATTCTGGCGCTCTGTGAAGAAAAACGCGGTGTGCAGCGTGAGATTAAATATCTGACGGAAACCCGTGTCATGATTATTTATGAGCTTCCGCTGAATGAGATTGTCATGGATTTTTATGATCGCCTCAAATCGATCAGTCGCGGCTACGCTTCGCTGGACTATGAGCCCCTGGATTATCGTCCCAGTAAGCTGGTGCGTATGAATGTCATGATCAATGGTGATACGGTGGATGCTCTGTCGCTGATTGTCCATCAGGACAAGGCACAGGCCCGTGGCCGTGAGCTGGTGGCGAAGATGAAAGAGTTTATCCCCCGCCAGCAGTATGTCGTTGCCATTCAGGCTGCTATCGGTGGAAAGATTATTGCGCGTGAAACCGTCAAGGCGTTGCGTAAAGACGTGACGGCAAAATGCTACGGTGGCGACATCAGTCGTAAACGTAAATTGCTTGAAAAGCAAAAAGAGGGTAAAAAGCGAATGAAGCAGGTTGGCAGCGTTGAGTTACCACAAGAGGCCTTCCTGGCCATACTTAAAGTAAAAGAATAG
- a CDS encoding N-acetylmuramoyl-L-alanine amidase: protein MLKTRRLFLILFMVCVTFSVGQASVLQDYRDARFAYQQLLRAPEKQQYRHHWDKVFTQLRQFVDQNPTHEKAPGAYYLLGQAHEKLYEISRLKSDARTAVENYQNLAKRYPSSSLADDALLYSARLQCEVLQSDHDARNDCEVIVQRYPSGDMYKRAKEFLATLPPEPSSQPVPKAVAPKVSTSGQHKVSDIRYWQDKEHTRLVLDLDSVPDYRVNTLPPSQKDNASARLYIDLLHTSQGATLPSTQKINGDLVKNIRVGETDQRTRIVFDLKQLTRYKVITLENPSRIVIDLANFDGAILSEDIPQLETASAPSPAGTDQISQVLQRVPEEQTPEVNLPDVGAKKRGKLRIVVDAGHGGKDPGAVGPGKLYEKDVVLKLAKTLAARLQSTLDCEVLLTRDRDIYIPLLERTAYANEVDADLFISIHANASANKSAYGIETFYLNFSKSDKAMAVAARENGMSLQEVGDLELILFDMMANSKINESSRLAAEIQSSLVDQLSRKYSDVKDLGVRQGPFHVLLGATMPSVLVEVAFISHSREAKRLNSRTYRERSAEAIVHGVRTYLHSQNLLAKRANDS from the coding sequence GTGCTGAAAACACGTCGTTTATTCTTAATCTTGTTCATGGTCTGTGTCACCTTTTCGGTGGGACAGGCCAGTGTACTGCAGGATTATCGTGACGCGCGCTTTGCTTATCAGCAATTGCTCAGAGCGCCTGAAAAACAGCAATATCGCCATCATTGGGATAAAGTTTTTACGCAACTTCGGCAATTTGTCGATCAAAATCCCACGCACGAAAAGGCGCCCGGTGCATACTACCTGCTGGGTCAGGCCCATGAAAAGCTTTATGAAATATCCCGATTAAAAAGTGATGCCCGCACGGCCGTAGAGAATTATCAGAATCTTGCCAAGCGCTATCCCTCCAGTTCGCTGGCGGATGACGCGTTGTTGTACAGTGCCCGTTTGCAATGTGAAGTTTTACAATCGGATCATGATGCCCGTAACGATTGCGAGGTGATTGTGCAGCGCTATCCGTCCGGCGATATGTACAAACGCGCAAAAGAATTTTTGGCAACGTTACCTCCAGAGCCTTCTTCTCAGCCGGTCCCCAAAGCCGTTGCGCCGAAGGTTTCAACATCAGGGCAGCATAAGGTTTCCGATATCCGTTACTGGCAGGATAAGGAGCACACACGACTGGTCCTCGACCTTGACAGTGTTCCTGATTATCGTGTCAATACTCTGCCTCCGAGTCAAAAAGACAACGCTTCTGCACGCTTATATATTGATCTATTACATACCTCCCAGGGGGCAACTTTACCCTCTACGCAAAAAATAAACGGTGATCTGGTTAAAAATATTCGTGTTGGTGAGACAGATCAGCGAACACGAATTGTTTTTGATCTCAAACAGCTGACCCGTTACAAGGTAATTACGCTGGAAAATCCGTCACGAATTGTCATTGATCTGGCCAATTTTGATGGCGCCATTCTCTCTGAAGATATCCCGCAACTGGAAACGGCCTCAGCACCTTCTCCTGCCGGAACGGATCAAATTTCTCAGGTTCTGCAACGCGTTCCAGAAGAACAGACGCCTGAAGTTAATCTGCCGGATGTTGGGGCAAAAAAACGTGGCAAGCTTCGTATCGTCGTTGATGCCGGACATGGCGGAAAAGACCCGGGTGCGGTTGGTCCCGGTAAGCTTTATGAAAAAGATGTGGTCCTGAAGCTGGCTAAAACCCTTGCCGCCCGTTTGCAATCGACCCTGGATTGCGAAGTGCTGTTAACACGAGACCGCGATATTTATATTCCCCTTCTGGAACGAACGGCGTATGCCAATGAGGTTGATGCCGATCTTTTCATCTCGATTCATGCCAATGCCAGCGCCAATAAATCGGCCTATGGAATTGAAACGTTTTATCTTAATTTCTCCAAGTCGGATAAGGCAATGGCCGTTGCGGCAAGGGAAAACGGGATGAGCTTGCAAGAAGTTGGTGATCTTGAACTCATCCTGTTTGACATGATGGCCAACTCTAAAATTAACGAATCGAGCCGTTTAGCTGCAGAGATACAGTCGTCTCTGGTGGATCAACTGAGTCGCAAATACTCGGATGTCAAGGACCTTGGTGTGCGTCAGGGTCCATTCCATGTTTTGCTGGGGGCAACGATGCCTTCAGTACTGGTTGAAGTGGCGTTTATCAGTCATTCACGCGAAGCCAAGCGGTTGAACAGCCGCACATACCGTGAACGCTCGGCAGAAGCCATCGTTCATGGTGTTCGAACCTATTTGCACTCCCAGAATCTTCTTGCGAAACGAGCCAACGACTCATGA
- the lepB gene encoding signal peptidase I yields the protein MKKPWWREYGEALFVAAILALIIRTFVVQAFKIPSGSMENTLLIGDHLLVCKFIYGTEIPFTDKVVLPLTDPQRGDVIVFEFPGDKDKPWLQRRDFIKRIIGTPGDTVEVRNKHVYVNDQLYDIPQEVHKGADPGSGVSPNGRANYMPKEVVPPGKYFVMGDNRDRSYDSRFWGFVDRDLIKGKAFIKYWSWDGEKHWPRFDRIGRLID from the coding sequence ATGAAAAAGCCTTGGTGGCGCGAATATGGTGAAGCACTCTTTGTCGCGGCAATTCTGGCTTTGATTATTCGTACCTTTGTCGTTCAGGCGTTTAAGATCCCATCCGGATCAATGGAAAATACTTTGTTGATCGGTGATCATCTCTTGGTGTGCAAATTTATTTACGGAACCGAGATCCCTTTTACCGACAAAGTGGTGCTACCGTTAACGGATCCGCAACGTGGCGATGTCATTGTGTTTGAATTCCCTGGCGATAAAGACAAGCCATGGCTGCAGCGGCGTGATTTCATCAAGCGGATTATCGGCACCCCCGGCGATACCGTTGAAGTGCGCAACAAACACGTGTATGTCAACGATCAGTTGTATGACATCCCTCAGGAAGTGCACAAGGGTGCGGACCCGGGTAGTGGCGTCTCTCCGAACGGACGGGCAAACTACATGCCGAAAGAGGTGGTCCCTCCTGGAAAGTACTTTGTTATGGGGGACAACCGTGATCGCTCCTACGACAGTCGGTTCTGGGGATTTGTTGATCGCGATCTGATCAAAGGTAAGGCCTTTATCAAGTATTGGTCATGGGACGGGGAAAAACATTGGCCCCGATTTGACCGCATCGGTCGTCTCATCGATTGA
- a CDS encoding PfaD family polyunsaturated fatty acid/polyketide biosynthesis protein, with protein MSYEQFPLGCLVSSTDHSLPTVDNVTLRDALRNLNAPVCVTAEGVTSGGTICINPQASQGTPLNGFALPLPLERCGDIAFCGTHGVRYPMVGGSMAKGISSAAMVIELGRYGMLGFFGSAGLPLEAVDATIAQLQEALPEGPFGVNLIHSPNEPDLENALVDLYLKRGVHLIEASAFLSLSPAVVRYRLHGIHRDEQGKIITPNRIIAKVSREEVARHFLSPPPQKMLDALLSQGIITAEQAELARQIPMAEDITAEADSGGHTDNRPALSLFPTICSLRDSLYKEFGFATKPRVGLGGGIATPTSAAAAIAMGAAYLVTGTVNQACCESGTSDMVRQMLAEARQADIAMAPAADMFEMGVDVQVLKRGTMFSMRAAKLYELYKTYPSLDHIPGEEREKLEKTFFRSSLNDVWKRTRDYFLKRDPRQVQRAEQDPKHLMALVFRSYLGQATHWANDGDDSRRMDFQIWCGPSMGAFNEWVRGSFLEQPHQRRVVCVNLNILFGAAVLMRANCLRRQGLVISDDELPTTPLTTEQIKEYLGD; from the coding sequence ATGTCTTACGAGCAATTTCCTCTGGGTTGTCTGGTTTCGTCTACAGATCATTCTTTGCCGACAGTAGACAATGTGACCCTGCGTGATGCACTGCGAAACCTTAATGCGCCGGTTTGTGTTACAGCAGAAGGTGTCACCTCCGGTGGTACGATCTGTATTAACCCTCAAGCGTCGCAGGGAACCCCATTGAACGGATTCGCCCTTCCCCTGCCCCTTGAGCGCTGTGGAGATATAGCGTTTTGCGGAACACACGGGGTCCGTTATCCAATGGTTGGCGGTTCCATGGCCAAAGGAATCAGCTCTGCCGCGATGGTGATTGAACTTGGCCGCTATGGTATGTTGGGATTTTTCGGTTCTGCTGGACTGCCCCTTGAGGCCGTTGATGCGACCATTGCCCAGCTTCAAGAGGCCCTTCCTGAAGGTCCATTCGGCGTCAATCTCATCCACAGTCCAAACGAACCTGACCTTGAGAATGCGCTGGTTGATCTCTATCTGAAACGGGGAGTTCATCTGATCGAGGCGTCAGCCTTTTTATCTCTGAGTCCGGCCGTTGTACGCTACCGTCTGCATGGGATTCATCGCGATGAGCAGGGCAAGATCATTACCCCAAATCGGATTATTGCCAAAGTTTCACGGGAAGAAGTCGCCCGCCATTTCCTTTCTCCGCCGCCACAGAAAATGCTTGACGCCTTGCTTTCTCAAGGAATTATTACGGCGGAACAGGCCGAACTGGCCCGTCAGATTCCCATGGCCGAAGATATCACGGCGGAGGCGGATTCCGGTGGTCACACAGATAACCGCCCAGCTCTCTCGCTGTTTCCGACTATTTGCTCTTTACGCGACAGTTTGTATAAAGAGTTCGGATTTGCCACTAAGCCACGTGTTGGTCTGGGAGGCGGCATTGCGACACCGACCTCTGCTGCTGCGGCGATCGCCATGGGTGCGGCCTACCTGGTGACTGGAACGGTCAATCAGGCCTGCTGCGAGTCCGGTACCTCCGACATGGTCCGACAGATGCTGGCGGAGGCTCGTCAGGCGGATATTGCCATGGCTCCGGCCGCGGACATGTTTGAAATGGGTGTTGATGTTCAGGTTTTAAAGCGTGGCACGATGTTTTCCATGCGTGCCGCCAAATTGTATGAACTCTACAAAACATATCCCAGTCTTGATCATATTCCTGGCGAAGAACGGGAAAAGCTGGAGAAAACCTTTTTCCGCAGTTCCCTGAACGATGTCTGGAAGCGGACCCGTGACTATTTTCTCAAACGTGATCCACGTCAGGTTCAACGCGCCGAACAAGACCCCAAGCATCTGATGGCACTGGTGTTCCGCTCCTACCTCGGTCAGGCGACACATTGGGCCAATGACGGTGATGACAGCCGCCGGATGGATTTTCAGATCTGGTGTGGACCGTCTATGGGCGCATTCAATGAATGGGTCCGTGGCAGTTTTCTTGAGCAACCACACCAACGACGGGTGGTTTGCGTTAACCTTAACATTTTATTTGGTGCGGCCGTCCTGATGAGAGCCAACTGTCTACGACGTCAGGGACTCGTTATCAGCGATGATGAACTCCCTACCACACCACTAACGACTGAACAGATCAAGGAGTACCTCGGTGACTGA
- the mutS gene encoding DNA mismatch repair protein MutS has product MATPMMRQYLEIKSQYPDAILFFRLGDFYEMFLDDAVTASRILDITLTSRNKNSDDEVPLCGIPYHSAQPYVAKLVASGHKVAICEQVEDPKTVKGIVKREVVRVVTPGMVLESDMLTPDENNFLMVLSVCDDRYGVAIVDISTGEFRVTSVEALDDVGREIDGNQPRELVLNARDRDVLTDHLKAYFRERMINVMPEWVFEQDEAQQRLNRFFNSDSLDGFGCQHLPAAISAAGAALYYVEETQKSTVEHIRTLKTYHIQDYMVLDESTRRNLELTATLIDGKRQGSLLGALDRTVTAMGGRKLRQWINQPLIECDAIVNRHHLVSELVDAPLLRDELLQSLDDVYDLERLSARISMASANAKDLVALRHSLEQLPAIIDQTSHLQSSMGSSLAAQIDPLDDVLQLISAAIADNPPFVLRDGGLIRDGYHPELDELRLISREGKGWIIGLEKKERESTGISTLKVRFNKVFGYYIDVPKTQIGKVPERYERKQTLANSERYFTPELKEYEDKVLGAEERLVALEYDLFQQIRLQVAAQGSRIQQTAEALAQLDVMVCFATVAHERNYVQPVMDQGTILSIEEGRHPVIESINLGERFIPNDVHLDTESDQLLIITGPNMAGKSTFMRQVALITLMAQIGSLVPAKSAQIGVVDRIFTRVGASDNLARGQSTFMVEMSETANILNHATPRSLIILDEIGRGTSTFDGVSIAWAVAEYLHDNTKVAAKTLFATHYHELTDLAVTRERIANFNIAVREWNDQIVFLRKIVAGGASHSYGIQVARLAGLPDAVIHRAKEVLSNLEGGEFSAQGEPRLARTRQQKQVRVNPQMSLFNADEDPLRQQLQAVDVNTISPLEALNLLDELKKLL; this is encoded by the coding sequence ATGGCTACGCCAATGATGCGTCAATACCTCGAGATCAAAAGTCAATACCCTGATGCCATACTGTTTTTTCGACTTGGCGATTTCTATGAAATGTTTCTCGATGATGCGGTGACCGCATCGCGGATTCTCGACATCACATTGACGTCGCGTAACAAGAATTCGGATGACGAGGTGCCTTTGTGCGGCATTCCTTATCACAGTGCTCAACCCTATGTCGCCAAGTTGGTTGCCAGTGGGCATAAGGTAGCCATCTGTGAGCAGGTTGAAGATCCAAAAACCGTCAAAGGGATTGTCAAGCGTGAGGTGGTTCGGGTCGTGACTCCCGGCATGGTACTGGAAAGTGACATGCTGACCCCCGATGAAAATAACTTCCTCATGGTGTTGTCGGTTTGTGATGACCGTTACGGTGTTGCGATTGTGGACATCTCAACGGGTGAATTTCGCGTGACCTCAGTGGAAGCGCTGGACGATGTCGGTCGGGAAATCGATGGCAATCAGCCGCGAGAACTTGTTTTGAATGCGCGGGACCGGGATGTTCTCACAGACCACCTGAAAGCGTATTTTCGTGAGCGCATGATCAATGTGATGCCGGAATGGGTTTTTGAGCAGGACGAGGCCCAACAACGGCTGAACCGTTTTTTCAACAGTGACAGCCTGGACGGTTTTGGCTGTCAGCATTTACCGGCAGCGATCAGTGCGGCAGGAGCTGCGCTTTATTATGTCGAAGAGACGCAAAAAAGCACCGTAGAACATATCCGGACCCTGAAGACGTACCACATTCAGGACTATATGGTGCTGGATGAATCGACCCGCCGGAATCTCGAACTGACGGCTACCTTGATCGATGGCAAAAGGCAAGGGTCACTGTTGGGTGCGTTGGACCGTACCGTAACCGCTATGGGCGGACGAAAGCTGCGGCAATGGATCAATCAACCCTTGATCGAATGTGATGCCATTGTAAATCGTCATCATCTGGTCAGTGAACTTGTTGATGCCCCCTTACTGCGCGATGAATTGCTACAGTCTCTTGATGACGTCTATGATCTGGAGCGCCTCAGCGCGCGTATCTCCATGGCCAGTGCCAATGCCAAAGACCTGGTCGCTTTGCGGCATTCTCTCGAACAATTGCCGGCGATTATCGACCAGACGTCACACTTACAGTCCTCGATGGGCTCCTCCTTGGCGGCACAGATTGATCCGCTGGATGATGTCCTGCAGCTGATTTCTGCTGCCATTGCCGATAATCCACCGTTTGTCCTGCGGGATGGTGGCTTGATTCGTGATGGCTACCATCCGGAATTGGATGAACTGCGCTTGATCAGTCGGGAAGGCAAAGGGTGGATCATCGGCCTGGAAAAAAAAGAGCGTGAATCGACCGGAATATCGACCTTGAAGGTTCGTTTCAACAAGGTGTTTGGTTATTACATTGATGTGCCGAAAACCCAGATTGGCAAGGTGCCGGAACGTTATGAGCGCAAGCAGACTCTGGCTAATTCAGAGCGGTATTTTACGCCGGAACTCAAAGAGTACGAAGATAAAGTGCTTGGTGCGGAAGAACGCCTTGTTGCTCTGGAATATGACCTGTTTCAACAGATTCGCCTGCAGGTTGCGGCTCAAGGCAGTCGGATTCAACAAACAGCCGAGGCTCTCGCCCAGTTGGATGTCATGGTCTGTTTTGCAACCGTGGCCCATGAGCGTAATTATGTGCAACCGGTCATGGATCAGGGAACAATCTTATCGATTGAAGAGGGCCGCCATCCCGTCATCGAAAGTATCAATCTCGGTGAACGTTTTATTCCCAACGATGTGCATCTTGACACTGAATCTGACCAATTATTAATCATTACCGGGCCTAATATGGCTGGTAAATCGACCTTTATGCGTCAAGTGGCCTTAATTACCTTAATGGCCCAGATCGGCAGTCTTGTGCCGGCAAAATCGGCTCAGATCGGTGTGGTTGACCGTATCTTCACCCGGGTCGGCGCCAGTGACAATCTGGCCCGCGGCCAGTCCACCTTTATGGTTGAGATGAGCGAGACAGCGAACATCCTCAACCATGCCACGCCGCGCAGTCTGATTATTCTTGATGAGATCGGTCGTGGCACATCCACCTTTGATGGCGTCAGTATTGCCTGGGCTGTGGCCGAATATTTGCATGACAACACTAAGGTCGCGGCAAAAACCCTGTTTGCAACCCATTATCATGAGTTGACGGATCTGGCTGTCACACGTGAGCGGATTGCCAATTTCAATATTGCGGTGCGTGAATGGAATGACCAGATCGTCTTTTTGCGCAAAATTGTTGCCGGTGGTGCCAGCCACTCCTATGGCATTCAGGTTGCACGTTTGGCCGGTCTGCCGGATGCGGTTATTCATCGGGCCAAAGAGGTGTTGTCCAACCTTGAAGGTGGCGAGTTTTCAGCTCAAGGAGAACCGCGCCTGGCACGGACGCGTCAGCAAAAACAGGTGCGGGTCAACCCGCAAATGTCTCTGTTTAATGCCGACGAGGATCCGTTGCGACAACAGCTACAAGCGGTGGATGTGAACACGATCAGTCCACTTGAAGCCCTGAATCTATTGGATGAGTTGAAGAAGCTTCTTTAG